In Oryzias latipes chromosome 6, ASM223467v1, the sequence CTAAATTCGTTGGAGTTGGCAACACACTGAACGGAGTTTCGACCTACCTACATTTTATTGGCTAGTTTAGTTAGTTTAGTTTTAACTATGAAAGAGGTGGATAAAATTGTGCTCCTGTCAGACAAGGACACTACAACCGAACTTCAGAAGTACCTGTCCTCTCTGACAAATGACCAAGTAAGTAATACTATTTGATGAACTTCTTTggtttgttgttaaaataaagtcACGTGTTTAAAGATCATTTTCTCCTTCATTTCCAGCTTATTACTGTTATAACCAATAGTGCCCTAAAGGGCAAAAACGTCCTTACCCTGATTAAAGGCATATTAAAAGGTTAGTATTAGTGTTATTGTTATTATCATCATACCATCACCATTACGATCATACTTATTCACATTGATAATTATAATTTGCTTCTTTAGGTTCTCCTCCCAATTGCAGTGAGGGGTCCAATCGCAGGCTTGCTGTGTATCAACACTGCATACCTTTGTGTGAGTCCGGAGACCTTCAGACTGAAGTGGCAGCTGATATTATTGGACTTCTCATGCTGGAGGTAAAACCATATACATAGAATAAAAACACGGATCATATTCTCTGTACTTTCCAATGCTCACATCTGTAACATCTCAGAGGGATTTGAGttatttttcaatcatttttcctCAGATTTAGGTAGAGTTTGCTTTGCTGATGCACCAAAATCCTTGTTTAATTCTTGGTTTGTCTCTGcgtttcttttcatttgcagACTCACACGCTGTCCGGGCCGTCTCTTGCACAGCTGGCAAATCTATATGTTGATTCCATCAAAGTGGGTAAAATGGGAAGTGGAAAATCTCTGGAGCTTTTTCCAACTATTCTCACTGCCCTTGCCGCATGTGAGGCCTTGTCATACGGAAAAGGTAACGTGTCATTCCTGCAGCTACAGAATATGGATTCGATTGAAGTTAATAGAGATAAAACGTGGGCGTTTGCAACTTGAACATTTTGAAGGTTATGGTATTTATTTTAGGTGAACTCAGTGGTGAAGAAtataaaaaacagctgattaaCAGTTTGTGCTCAAGCAGGTGAggaattttaattttgaaacaattAAACATCAATGCTTTACCATTTATGTACTAATTTTACAGGCGGGGATTGTGATTCTAatagttttggttttctttcctttttttttttggagatggGACCCGCAGTGTGTAATTCATCTGACAACTATGTTCAGGTAAACTCTTCCAGacaattattaaaaacacatttttcttcttctctgtgcTTCAGATTGATCAATGTGTGTCTCCGTTTAGAGATGTCCCCTTGTCCTCGGACGAACTAAAATTCCTGGTGGAGAAGACACTGAGGATGTTCACCAAACTGGATCTGCAGGAAATCCCACCGCTTGTTTACCAGCTGCTGCTTTTGTCTGCTAAAGTGAGCCACGGCCCTGCAGTCTTCACTCACTCTATGGTATAGATGGctaaatgcatatttttcacAAATGTGTCAGGGCTCTAAGAAACAAGTCCTAGATGGAATCATTAGTTACTTCAAAGAGCAGGACGTACggcaggaagaggagcagaatTGTGGGGAGTAAGTGGTTGATGTTACTTAGCTAAGATATTTTATCTTTACTGTTTATTGTTGAATCTTAAAGTCCCTTCCCTTTTCAGAGACATGGATCTAGAAGTTCAGTCCATCCCTCAGGACCAGCTGAGGCATGTGGAGGGGACAGTCATTCTGCACATCGTCTTTGCCATTCGGCTGGACCACGAACTTGGCAGAGAATTTCTTAAAAGCTTCAAGGTTATTCAGATGATATTTGTTTCTTCTCAGATTTATTTAACCTGCGCCATCGATCTGAAATTGCCTTTGTGCTCTGCAGACTTCCTACGCAGACATGTGTCCTTTCAGTGTTGCCCTTTTGCTGTCAGTGGCTCGTATCCAGCGTTATGAAGAGCAGGTGggaaaagttgcttttttttcttgtaacaaataatgaaaaaactttctctgatgctttgtttttcttttggtgacTTCCTGTCTTGGTGCAGGTGTTTGACCTTTTGAAAGGTGCAGTGATCAAAAGCTACAAGGACGAGCATCTTCAGCAAGGGTCAAAGTTCCTACAGGACCTGCTGCCGAGGCACTGCAGTGTCGCTCACATGATTCTGGACACCGTCAAGAACAGGTTTGCTGCCCCAAAAAAGTGTTTGGTAgttattattgttttgtgtgaCAGCTGAATGTTTGCTCTGGTTTCTCCCTGCAAACGTGAAGTTGGCTTTAGAACTAATAAGGATAGAGAATTGTAACTGTTTGTATCAGTTGACAGATTTCTGATGACCTTAAATCTAAAGCAATTTTTTAgtgcaaacaaatgttttaatgcAACTTTTGATGCGGATTGATTTCTTGTTTTGCAGTGTTTTTGGGTGGGATCACGTCACCCAGGGTCTGGTTCAGCTGGGATTCTTCCTCATGGACACATTTGGACCCAAACCGGGACCATTTGGCAAAACCACAGAGGGACCTGTTGGTACAACCCGAACCCCCACTCAGCAGGCCTGTAAGCTGGGGGGTCAGGTCCTCTTATATGGCTTTAAGGTAACGCGCCTCTTCTTCCATCAGTTTTCGCAGAGCGTGACTTCATGTTTACGCGGTTCCTCCTCGCTGCATGTGTCCAGATACACGAGCCAATCAGAGGAGAGATCCTTGAGCAGGTGCTGAATCGTCTGGTCACAAAGACGGCTTCGCCTGTCAGTCATTATTTAGGTAACACAAGCTTTTACACTGGACTttcagtttattattatttttttgcgaAACCATCCAGTGATGTTTCTGCTTTATCAGATCTTTTCTCAGACATCGTGGTCTCCGCTCCGATGATCCTCCTTGAGTCGTCGTCCAAGGTTATAGAGACGTTTGACCATCTGTCGTGTCTGCCTTTAGCCACGGTCCAGGGTCTTCTGAAGGCTGTTCAGGTATCAGACACCTGGATTCAGGAAAAGTTTAAAGGGAATACTTCTGTTGTTcactgtttttattctgttcaaTCTGCAGCCCCTCCTCAAAGTCAGCATCTCTTTAAAAGATGCTTTAATTCTGGTTCTTCGGAAGGCCATGTTTTCCAGGTCTGTCCCTCTGTGCCTTTCTTCAGAAGAAAGATGAGTTTTGGgtcaaaacaaatacaaatcttACATATTTGCTttacttctcctttttttatgaaaaaactaGCCAGCTGGATGGAAGAAAGTCTGCAGTGGCTGGTTTCCTGTTGCTGCTGAAGAATTTCAAAGTTCTGGGCAGCTTGGCTTCAAGTCAGTGCAGCCAGGCAGTCTCCTCCAGCCAGGTCCTTTTTGGAGAACATTAATAACTTAAAGATGATTCATTAAACCTCATCTGTTCAACTTTGTTTAACCGTGTTTCCCGTGTAGGTCCAAGTGGATGTTCATTCTCGCTACAACTCTGCTGCCAACGAGGCGTTCTGCCTGGAGATCCTCAGCAGCTTACGCCGCTGCCTGGGCCAACAAGCAGATGTTCGCCTGATGCTTTacgaggtcagaggtcattctTTGTTCTCTGATTGCAGACATGTGTATCTCCACACTAAAAAGGCATAAGCATTGCTTTTTGCATGACAGGTCCCACTGATTTTTGTTGAAAGTTCCGGTCAAAGCGGTTTAGTGACAAATTTTATCACAAGGATCCATCCGTCCTTCTGCAGAACCAGTTCAAGcactttcagggtcacggggttgctggaaagcctaaaaatctttttttttttttttcatttcctctcaaatctttttcaactttttttttttttttacatttatttaaaaagatttaagttatttctttctttcagggATTCTATGATGTTCTTCGCCGCAATTCTCAACTAGCGAGCTCCATCATGCAGACCCTCCTCTCACACGTATGCATGTGTACACCCTCCATGTTCTAAGCAAACTGTTTAGATCAGAATGTATttgacgtttttttaaaaatatatttctagcTGACGCGGTATTACGAGCCAGAACAAGACCTGCTGCCTCCGGTCAAACTGGAGCCTTGCATCACTGCTCACGGAGACCAAGTCTACCTTCAGGAGCCCCTGGTGCTTCCTTTGCTCCCATGAATACAGGTGCACCTGTTGGTGTGTGCTTTAAGCTAAACCTGTAGTGTTTTTAGGCTCATCTGGTGAGCTGCACGGTGCAGTGCCTGCTGTGGCTGCAGAACACGCAACAGTCGGCCAATCACAGCGCTGACGACAGCGACGACGATGAGGAAGAGGGAGAGGGGTATCAGTCTCACCTGCAGACGATGCTGGAGAGCGTGACCCGGCGCATGGTCAAGAGTGAACTGGAGGACTTTGAGCTGGTATGGAGTTCAGATCAGAAACTGCTCTCTTGAGTGGGTCCTCCTCCATCTTTCTATTCTTGTTAGTTCCTAAAGTCCCAgtccaatcatctttggatctattgtaGAAGCGTTTTTAtgatgattatgtcgtttttagtcccaaaaaaaaaacactgtcgttttctaggacatagtttctgccgaggagttctttagaaatttgcctgtGAGCGGgattgttggcgtggagtaaacCCGCCTGTATATTCCGAtatcccgctagcttacagcccctcacaaccttaACCTAGCATTATTtcttttgctcctgattcacaacaatttgaatcaagaaatattcaaaaatgcaattttaagcttaattttctgtcctccatcctgagaaaaatgttacacgaacatgttaaaaacacaattttcatctgtaaaCCGTGTGTCTGTAGAGTGGAATCTTCCTCTGTAAGGGCATGTTTTTATGATCAGGACAAGTCTGCTGAGTTTTCAATGGGATCCAGTGTTGGAGTGAAGAATAACATCTACGCCGTGCTGGTGATGGGAGTCTACGAGGTTCTGATCGAGTACAACTTCATCAAAGCCAAATACAAGTAAGACGGTCTGTGTGTATCAACCTTTGTTATGGTTTAGCATACATGTTtggcacagaggtagagcggtctaCCTGTGATCAAGGGATATGTATGCCCATGTTTCAGTTAGCACCTCGCATCGACCTTCAGCATCTAAATGTGTGCTGCTAAAGAACGTGTACATTTTTAGATGTCACCTCTGTCTTGCAGTAAGAGCCACTTCGAGGAGCTTATTGGTCTGTTCAACTGCTACAACAAGCTGTCAGAGATCCTGAAAGAGAAATCGGGGAAAGTCAGAGCTCCGTCACACAAGACGCCCCGCAGTCTGCTCTCCATGGGTTTCGCATCAACTCTCATCACTGTTCTGTTCAAGTAAAGCTCTCTAGAGTATTTGTAGTTTGCATTTAGTTCTACatatttaaatgaacatttttaagtaaaatattcTTCCTTGATGACTTTTAACTAAATaaattgcttttcttttctccccATTAAAGAGACAACAGCCAAAGCAGGGAGGAAGCCCTCTCTGTGCTTCGCTCCAATGCAGAATTTGTACGTTATGCGTTAAGCGTAGTTGTGCAGAAGATCCAGCAACTGGAGGAAAGTGGACAAACGGATGGTCCGGATGGACAGAGTGCAGAAAAGACATTCCGTTTTCTTTGTGACAtgacaaggttgaagtctccttcGGTCCCCCTCATGGGTTTTCTTCTCTGTGACTGAGTGAGCAGCAGGAGGTGACTGTTGTCTAAATGTCGTCCCAGCGTGCTGATGTGGCGGTACACAAACATTCCCAGTGCGGTGGAGGAGGCAGGGAGGAAAGACAAGCGCTGCAGCCTGTCCCAGCTTTGTTTGGAGGGTCTGCTCAGGATTTTCACCACCTGCCAGCTGCGCTACCCAGACAAGATGGCCCAGCTCCTCTCCACCATGGGTTGGACTCTGAAAGCTGGACCATCTAAAAACGGAAGAAGTACCAAAAAATtcaatgtagatttttttttttttttttttttgcagacgtTGCAGAGGATGAAGCAGAGCAAGAGGACGCTACAGAGATGAATTACTTTTACATCCGACAGTTTCAGGTACAGACAGGgatgttctttttctcctttaataTTAAACGTTCGTGACTGGAAACTTTTTGGACTAAAATACCATCTTTGACTTGCCAACAGAGGGCGCTGTTCACTAAGTTAAGTGGAGGTGAGGAGGATTTCAACAGTAGAGAGGCTCAGCTGCTGGTCAGCATTTTGAGCGTGCTCTCACGGCAGCTGAATCCCTCCTCCAAACAGGTGAAATTCACTGATATTCATTATTCATTACAATGAAGGATGTCTCCCCCAACTTCtctgtatttcattttaaacagtttGTACAGATGATCACATGGACAGTGAAAATCTGCAAGGAGACAAGTTTTGGTGAGGCACATTTTTCTGTAACTTTATGCTGCTGCTGAAGTATCTTTGAATTTGTCTTGAGCGATCGTTTGTGATggttaatgtgtgtttttatttgtattttttagagGATTCTGCATTCTCTAAGGGGATGCTCTCTCTCCTGTTTAACCTCCATGTTCTCTACAAGTCTCCTGTCGGCCTGCTGCTTGAACTCTGCCAAGACATTCACAGCCAGCTGGGAGATATTGATGAGGTACATTAGTCAGCAATTCTTATTTTTACTTAAAGATCAGTTAAATGAAGTGtgcgtaagatttacgtaattaaaaacatgaactgcTCTTTAGGCCTAAAATAATCATTTCTGATGGATGagctaaacttaaaaaaaaataaggaaaaatgtaaattttaacaTCTCAAGTGACTTGTAGTTTGTAGGGCCTTATAGGCCTTATTTATACTATCtctaaaaaacactaaaatgttACCACCATGGCCAATATTCAGTTCAGAAAGGTCCAATTGATgtatatatagatttttttatattttacatttaaaatgtatttttattttcaaacctgACTTCaagatattcttttaaaaacctgGAGAGCCTCACAACTTTTGTCGTGCGTACAGTGACATAAAAGGAAATTCTAATTCTGTTTTTAgggaacattttcaaacaaagctttgttttaaatatttctgcCTTTAATTTCATTCAAGATCTATTACCAAAATGTATATAGTAAAAGTGGGGGGGGAGTAAATCCTACTTATTACATTTAAACTCAGAAAACACCCAAAATGTCTGTTTATCTTTGAATTAGAAAAGTatctaaagaaaagaaagcttGAGATGATattgtttaacaaaaaatgaatcttATGTGGTGTTGctataaaaagataaaacattatCTTTAATGTTATTTTGCGACAGTCTTTTCATTAGTTAACGTTTATACCTGAGTCTGagtcagttttttttcatatcaggATGTGGAAGTGGAAAAGCAGAATATCTTCGCCATTATTAACATGAAAACGGCTTCAAATGCAGCTGTAAGTATTACAAATGTTCCACTTTTTTTCAAGACAAAGCCAAATACACTATCTGTCCTCTGATTTGCTGCAACCAAAACCTTTTGACTAACGCATTTACAATCTTCTTCTGTCTTGTTCCAGGTGTTTGTGCTTTCCCAAGTAGAGAAAATTCTGGATGAAGTGGAGTGGCTTATTGCCCAAAAGAAAAGTCAGGCGGCCTCTGATAAACTCAACTGCGGTAAGACAGAAACCTCTTATATGGAACTagagcggaggaggaggagtagtGCTACCAGTTGAGCCAAACCCTCGGGGTTGTCACGTAGGTGAGGACACTCAGTCTGCAGGCCAGCAGGATCCGGTGGAGAAGGCAGTGACGCTGCAGCTGGGAACGCTTGTGACGGCGTTAAACGAACTGGTCCAGACGTCTCTCCAGCCGGGAAACTGCACCATCACTCTGCTGAGAGTGCTGAGTCGCACCTACAGCATCCTCGCAACTCTAGTCAAATACGTGAGTCGCCGCCTGAACAAAAATCCCTCTGAGAATGTTTGACACCCTCCAATATTAAGGCATTTGTTTATCTCACTTTATTAGTACATCCAGGTGTGTACGAGTCAGCACAGTGCACTTCCAGCTCGTTTTGAGAAACTGGTGAGTCCAGGTTGTTATTTCTCTTCCTGTTATCTCGTAATGTGGCTTTAATTATGGACCACAGCAGTCCTGGACGCCAAGGAccatttattactatttttttcttcttttcttctttcttgctGCACGTTGGAGCGAAAAAATGTTCTCCTGTCTTATACTCAAAAACTCACTTGTCCAAAATTGgttttacaattattatgggatggccacatgaCTTATGGCTTGGCGATGTGcagcaaagtgtgaaattttttgctcaaaataggaaaagaaaactttagttTGTTCAATCTTTCATTGTGAATTTCATACACAGTCCGCCAGATTAAGTCTGAAATCCCAACAGACgtttagttgaactttgacctcaggaagagtcagccatcttgaataaaaaaacaacaaaatctaaAACTCCTGCTAGGGATTTTGAGCTATCACCCTATAACTCCTGGAGCATCATTTGGAAGCtacctgggaaaaaaaaaattgtttttaaaatttgtagattttgaacggcgttagCACAGCAAGCTCGCAAAAGTGGCATTTCCCTGTCCCTCACACAAATCTGACCAGAATGTGAAAATGTTATACAAGAATCGCtcaaactgaacaaaatgatatCACCATATGAAGACATCAGTAGTGTGGGCGGGATTAAGAAAAAACTTCTGTTGccaaaggaaatccaaaaatccaATTCTTCTAAAATTCACAcagacctgttcgtcacccccaggtggacaaaaaacaaaatggttgctatggaaaaaacgttttcagaaaagcagccactttggaaaaaaaagtgctgttttttccTGAGTTTGTGCAGCTGCCAGAGGCAGACACGGGGGAGTGAGGGGCATGTAGCAGACACTTCACCACTAAGGGGTCATAAGGGAGTGGCGGGGGCGGATAGCAACATTGCTCATGGCTTGAATTTAATGATTTGTTTGCAGGTCAAGTTGTCTGGCTCCCACCTAACACCACAGTGCTACGCCTTTATTACCTACGTACAGGTAGAGCCGGCATCCAGACTCTCAAACCGTATCTGTTAAGACCTTCTCCTTTCTAGTTTTGAAGAGCTTGTTccttgttttttggggggggtagAGTGGAGAAACCGCCGAAGGagatgagaagaagaaaaagagaaagaatgaCGTGAACACCGCTGCTTCTGTAAGGactttaaaaaggtcaaaaacggtttaaaaaacttttatttggaATACACCGTAACCTTCCTTCCTTTCAGGCAAAGCTTTTGCGTGAGACAAAAGCCACCCCAAACTTGATCTTCAGTATTGAACAGTATGAGAAATATCTTATTACACTCTCAAAGAAGTCAAAGGTACACCTCAACTGCTACATCACATGAGACAATCTTTATGCAAAATATGCCGTCACCTGTTCCATGACTCTGTACAAATGTTCATCCAGGTGAATTTGATGCAATACATGAAGCTCAGCACTTCAAGAGATTTCCGCATCAATGCTACGACTCTGGAGGCAGCTCTGCAGGAGCAGGACCACAGCCAGGAGGTCAGAGCCTAAAAGATGTTTCTCACACAGTTGCTTTGCTctttttaacctaaaaataaTATCAGAACTTTGCCCAGAAATCAGATGagcttacaaaaataaataaataacatggcTCCTCATGTGTGATGCATtaaatgtcttttctttcttgtgcTCCTCATGTCCCATTTCTTCTCATCCTTCAGACGACAGAGACACAAAACGGAGAGGGAACCCAGGAacccaaaaagaagaaaagaaaagtctgaGCTGACTCAAGGATTGAACGGGGTTATTGCAGTTCTGTGTTCTGTTTGTTTAGATGCTCCTATCTTCCTTTGTGCAGAGAGCCGTCAGTAATGTTGATGATCTGGTAGATGTCCAGCGCCTCACCTGTTGAAAGGTGCACACATTTTTCATCTCATGCAACACAATTAGAATGACATCTTTGTTCTGAAGGAGGATTCTGTTATTTCCTGTCCACATTTTAACAGGGTGTCATGAAAAAGCTTTtcatcctaaaatgtaaaaatatgcttttaattgtttgttttatcaTTATATAACTCTTGTGTT encodes:
- the fanci gene encoding Fanconi anemia group I protein, whose protein sequence is MKEVDKIVLLSDKDTTTELQKYLSSLTNDQLITVITNSALKGKNVLTLIKGILKGSPPNCSEGSNRRLAVYQHCIPLCESGDLQTEVAADIIGLLMLETHTLSGPSLAQLANLYVDSIKVGKMGSGKSLELFPTILTALAACEALSYGKGELSGEEYKKQLINSLCSSRWDPQCVIHLTTMFRDVPLSSDELKFLVEKTLRMFTKLDLQEIPPLVYQLLLLSAKGSKKQVLDGIISYFKEQDVRQEEEQNCGEDMDLEVQSIPQDQLRHVEGTVILHIVFAIRLDHELGREFLKSFKTSYADMCPFSVALLLSVARIQRYEEQVFDLLKGAVIKSYKDEHLQQGSKFLQDLLPRHCSVAHMILDTVKNSVFGWDHVTQGLVQLGFFLMDTFGPKPGPFGKTTEGPVGTTRTPTQQACKLGGQVLLYGFKIHEPIRGEILEQVLNRLVTKTASPVSHYLDLFSDIVVSAPMILLESSSKVIETFDHLSCLPLATVQGLLKAVQPLLKVSISLKDALILVLRKAMFSSQLDGRKSAVAGFLLLLKNFKVLGSLASSQCSQAVSSSQVQVDVHSRYNSAANEAFCLEILSSLRRCLGQQADVRLMLYEGFYDVLRRNSQLASSIMQTLLSHLTRYYEPEQDLLPPVKLEPCITAHGDQVYLQEPLAHLVSCTVQCLLWLQNTQQSANHSADDSDDDEEEGEGYQSHLQTMLESVTRRMVKSELEDFELDKSAEFSMGSSVGVKNNIYAVLVMGVYEVLIEYNFIKAKYNKSHFEELIGLFNCYNKLSEILKEKSGKVRAPSHKTPRSLLSMGFASTLITVLFKDNSQSREEALSVLRSNAEFVRYALSVVVQKIQQLEESGQTDGPDGQSAEKTFRFLCDMTSVLMWRYTNIPSAVEEAGRKDKRCSLSQLCLEGLLRIFTTCQLRYPDKMAQLLSTMDVAEDEAEQEDATEMNYFYIRQFQRALFTKLSGGEEDFNSREAQLLVSILSVLSRQLNPSSKQFVQMITWTVKICKETSFEDSAFSKGMLSLLFNLHVLYKSPVGLLLELCQDIHSQLGDIDEDVEVEKQNIFAIINMKTASNAAVFVLSQVEKILDEVEWLIAQKKSQAASDKLNCGEDTQSAGQQDPVEKAVTLQLGTLVTALNELVQTSLQPGNCTITLLRVLSRTYSILATLVKYYIQVCTSQHSALPARFEKLVKLSGSHLTPQCYAFITYVQSGETAEGDEKKKKRKNDVNTAASAKLLRETKATPNLIFSIEQYEKYLITLSKKSKVNLMQYMKLSTSRDFRINATTLEAALQEQDHSQETTETQNGEGTQEPKKKKRKV